The proteins below come from a single Pirellulales bacterium genomic window:
- a CDS encoding YbaK/EbsC family protein → MNVQEYLREHQATFHVIDHPAAYSAQRVAEAVHVSGDWVAKSVVLKAAHGFCYYLIVVPASARVDLDKLRQAMGVVDIELATEDEIAALCRDCEVGALPPFGSQHGMETIVDESLTWAEEIVFEGNSHEQAIRMKYRDFYELEHPLVLGVATHA, encoded by the coding sequence ATGAACGTGCAAGAATACTTGCGGGAACATCAGGCGACATTCCACGTCATCGACCATCCGGCGGCATACAGCGCTCAACGTGTTGCCGAGGCAGTACACGTCTCGGGCGATTGGGTCGCGAAGAGCGTCGTCCTCAAAGCGGCGCATGGATTCTGCTATTACTTGATCGTGGTGCCCGCCTCGGCGCGCGTCGACTTGGACAAATTGCGCCAGGCCATGGGCGTGGTCGACATCGAGCTCGCCACGGAAGACGAAATCGCGGCACTCTGCCGTGATTGCGAAGTCGGCGCGTTGCCTCCTTTCGGATCGCAACATGGCATGGAGACGATCGTCGACGAGTCGCTGACTTGGGCCGAAGAGATCGTCTTCGAGGGCAACAGCCACGAGCAGGCGATCCGCATGAAGTATCGCGACTTCTATGAGCTGGAGCACCCGCTGGTGCTCGGCGTTGCAACGCACGCGTGA
- a CDS encoding DSD1 family PLP-dependent enzyme translates to MSMTEPMPALAACAKDALDTPALCVDLDVMDANIQAVMAACRAHGVAWRPHSKGHKIPAIAQRELAAGAIGVTCAKLGEAEVMAAAGISDILIANMIVGPIKVARLVELRRIADPIVCVDHMDQVTPLSDAMTQAGLKLRTMIEVDIGLSRVGTLPGRATLALAGQIAESPGLELAGIMGYEGHLLTVSDAHEKASAIRAALGSLTETADAIRRAGLPCEIVSCGGTGSYLYAIEQPGITEIQAGGAIFMDAFYRKRCRIPDLQYALTVLTTVVSRPAPERAIIDAGRKSLSMELTMPLVAGRDDIRVKGLSAEHGTLELGPTARDLKIGDRLELIPGYADLTTVFHDELYGFRDGRLEVVWPIEARGKLR, encoded by the coding sequence ATGAGCATGACGGAGCCAATGCCTGCGCTGGCCGCTTGCGCCAAAGATGCCCTCGACACGCCTGCACTGTGTGTCGACCTGGATGTGATGGACGCAAATATCCAGGCGGTCATGGCCGCCTGCCGGGCGCATGGCGTCGCCTGGCGGCCGCACTCGAAAGGACACAAGATTCCGGCCATTGCGCAGCGCGAGCTGGCTGCCGGCGCCATCGGCGTTACTTGCGCCAAGCTCGGCGAAGCCGAGGTGATGGCGGCCGCCGGCATCAGCGACATCTTGATCGCCAACATGATCGTGGGGCCGATCAAAGTCGCGCGGCTGGTCGAGCTACGCCGCATCGCCGACCCGATCGTGTGCGTCGATCACATGGACCAGGTAACGCCGCTCTCGGACGCCATGACGCAGGCGGGCCTGAAACTGCGCACGATGATCGAGGTCGATATCGGCCTCTCGCGCGTGGGCACCTTGCCCGGCCGGGCAACTCTGGCCTTGGCCGGTCAGATTGCGGAAAGCCCAGGCCTGGAGCTCGCGGGAATCATGGGCTACGAAGGGCATCTGCTCACGGTCAGTGACGCGCACGAAAAGGCCTCGGCCATTCGCGCGGCGCTGGGCAGCCTTACCGAAACGGCCGACGCCATCCGCCGGGCCGGGTTGCCCTGCGAGATCGTCTCCTGCGGCGGCACCGGTTCGTATCTGTACGCCATCGAACAGCCGGGCATTACCGAAATTCAGGCCGGCGGCGCCATTTTCATGGATGCCTTTTATCGCAAACGCTGCCGCATACCGGACCTGCAGTATGCCCTTACCGTGCTCACGACGGTCGTCAGCCGGCCGGCGCCCGAACGGGCGATCATCGATGCGGGTCGCAAATCACTGAGTATGGAACTGACCATGCCCCTGGTGGCCGGTCGCGACGATATTCGCGTAAAAGGCCTGTCGGCCGAGCACGGGACACTGGAATTAGGCCCCACGGCCCGCGATTTGAAGATCGGCGACCGACTGGAATTGATCCCCGGCTACGCCGATCTGACGACCGTTTTTCATGACGAGCTGTACGGTTTTCGTGACGGGCGGTTGGAAGTCGTCTGGCCCATCGAAGCGCGGGGTAAGCTACGATAG
- a CDS encoding trypsin-like peptidase domain-containing protein encodes MPSFLEWTGQEDTPGYLPIPTKRTTVDDHALLDAYSQAVTRAAEVVSPSVVKIDVRHARRNTQGQNVEGRGGSGSGFVITPDGLIVTNSHVVSGASKVHVMFSDGQKVAADVVGDDPDSDLAVIRAYASDLPAVALGDSQAIRVGQLAIAIGNPLGFSCSVTAGVVSALGRTLRAGSGRLMDDIIQTDAALNPGNSGGPLVNSHGEVIGVNTAMILPAQGICFAIAVNTARLVATQLIAYGRVRRSVIGMAGQNIELPRQLARRHDILQDTTVLVMSVEPNGPAAQAGVAEGDLIVEFAGRSIASIDDLHAVLTQERIGMGWPMQVIRDGELRELRVIPAEKG; translated from the coding sequence ATGCCCAGCTTTTTGGAATGGACGGGTCAAGAAGACACTCCCGGTTATTTGCCGATACCGACGAAGCGCACGACGGTCGACGATCACGCGCTATTGGATGCTTATTCGCAAGCCGTGACACGCGCCGCCGAAGTGGTCAGCCCCTCGGTCGTGAAAATCGACGTGCGGCATGCGCGGCGCAATACCCAGGGTCAGAATGTCGAAGGACGCGGCGGCAGCGGGTCGGGATTTGTTATTACGCCCGACGGCTTGATCGTTACCAACAGCCACGTCGTGTCGGGAGCGAGCAAGGTTCACGTGATGTTTTCCGACGGCCAGAAAGTGGCCGCCGACGTCGTCGGCGACGATCCCGACAGCGACCTGGCCGTGATTCGGGCCTACGCCTCGGATCTGCCAGCCGTGGCGCTGGGCGATTCGCAAGCGATTCGCGTCGGCCAACTGGCAATCGCGATCGGCAATCCGCTCGGCTTCAGTTGCTCGGTCACCGCCGGCGTCGTAAGTGCGCTAGGACGGACGCTGCGCGCCGGCAGCGGGCGCCTGATGGACGACATCATCCAGACCGATGCGGCGCTGAACCCCGGTAACTCGGGCGGCCCCTTGGTCAATTCGCACGGCGAAGTGATCGGCGTCAACACGGCGATGATCCTGCCGGCGCAGGGAATCTGCTTCGCCATTGCCGTAAACACGGCCCGGCTGGTAGCGACGCAATTGATTGCCTACGGTCGCGTGCGGCGCAGCGTGATCGGCATGGCCGGTCAGAATATCGAGCTGCCTAGGCAATTGGCGCGGCGGCACGACATCCTGCAGGACACCACGGTGCTGGTGATGAGCGTCGAGCCCAATGGCCCCGCGGCCCAGGCCGGCGTGGCCGAAGGGGATTTGATCGTCGAATTCGCTGGCCGGTCGATTGCCAGCATCGACGACTTGCACGCCGTGCTCACGCAAGAGCGGATCGGGATGGGCTGGCCGATGCAGGTCATCCGGGACGGGGAGCTGCGCGAACTGCGCGTGATTCCGGCGGAAAAGGGGTAA
- a CDS encoding Gfo/Idh/MocA family oxidoreductase: MTDASHDANGRRHFLKTAGVGAAALTAGFTATARGFAANETITVGLIGFGGRCRQLYGALKRVPGVTVNAVCDVWDKNLQAGREAAAEGAFATKDHRALLDRKDIDAVLIATPDHWHVPITIDACAAGKDVYVEKPLTHEPSEGAAVIEAQNRHKRIVQVGTQQRSMPQFQKGFEIVRSGQLGKIHKVHLTWNRNTPRHNPKPEDIDPATVDWQRFLGGAPEQPFDPYRFRNWRWFWDFGGGILTDLMVHHQDIANWYLELDEPETAATIGDHFQAAGLWQTPDTVQTLLRYPEQGVQVYFEGTFFNARNAAMLEFMGSEGTLYLDRGRYEVIPERRSKLEASEMVIGEGPRGADFYGQPEGELLHLTNWVECMRSRQKPNAPAEAGVVAVKGAHLGNRALRSGQVARWDAV, encoded by the coding sequence ATGACCGATGCATCACACGACGCGAACGGACGCCGACACTTCCTCAAGACGGCCGGCGTTGGCGCTGCTGCGCTAACGGCCGGTTTCACCGCCACGGCCCGTGGCTTTGCCGCCAATGAAACGATCACGGTCGGCCTGATTGGCTTCGGCGGTCGCTGCCGGCAACTGTACGGCGCGCTCAAACGTGTTCCCGGTGTCACGGTCAACGCCGTGTGCGACGTGTGGGACAAGAACTTGCAAGCAGGGCGCGAGGCCGCCGCCGAGGGGGCCTTTGCCACGAAGGATCATCGCGCTCTCTTGGATCGGAAAGATATCGACGCGGTGCTGATCGCCACGCCCGACCACTGGCACGTGCCGATCACGATCGACGCCTGTGCCGCCGGCAAAGACGTCTATGTCGAAAAACCATTGACGCACGAGCCGTCTGAAGGCGCGGCGGTGATCGAGGCCCAGAACCGGCACAAACGCATCGTCCAGGTCGGCACGCAGCAGCGCAGCATGCCGCAATTCCAGAAGGGTTTCGAGATCGTCCGCAGCGGCCAATTGGGCAAGATTCACAAAGTCCATCTGACCTGGAACCGCAACACGCCGCGCCATAATCCCAAGCCCGAGGATATCGATCCGGCCACGGTCGACTGGCAACGATTCCTCGGCGGCGCTCCCGAGCAGCCGTTCGATCCGTATCGCTTTCGCAATTGGCGCTGGTTCTGGGATTTCGGCGGCGGCATCCTCACGGATCTGATGGTTCACCACCAGGATATTGCCAACTGGTACTTGGAACTCGACGAGCCGGAGACGGCCGCGACGATTGGCGACCATTTTCAGGCGGCCGGCCTGTGGCAAACGCCCGACACGGTGCAGACCCTATTGCGTTATCCCGAGCAGGGCGTGCAGGTGTACTTCGAAGGGACGTTCTTCAACGCTCGCAACGCGGCCATGCTGGAATTCATGGGGAGCGAGGGAACGCTGTATCTCGATCGCGGCCGCTACGAGGTGATTCCCGAGCGGCGTAGCAAGCTCGAGGCCAGTGAGATGGTCATCGGCGAAGGGCCACGCGGCGCCGATTTTTACGGGCAGCCCGAGGGCGAGCTCTTGCACCTCACGAATTGGGTCGAGTGCATGCGCAGCCGCCAGAAGCCCAATGCTCCGGCCGAGGCCGGCGTGGTGGCCGTGAAGGGAGCGCACCTGGGCAACCGGGCGTTACGAAGTGGCCAGGTGGCCCGCTGGGATGCGGTTTAA
- a CDS encoding PEP-CTERM sorting domain-containing protein codes for MDTKNIYLPAALFAALIFSAHPAQAVTLKPGDIVVAANIGGTPLPNDVLVVVDPTTGNRTILSGGTVGTGPAITGGYSMSFASDGSLLLAEGDGLMRIDPATGNRTVISGSISDFNFLGTGPTNGWYSSVQFGNQIVLGGGALLYVDPTTGNRTNVLGGESIASKDVIASGNDLIVSSSGSSFSGIVKFDPATGTQTIISGGGVGTGPAIILPTGIVFDGLGNILVSTIPSLPSGEILRIDPLTGDRTIVSGGGGGTGPSLGGFGDQIAVEPNGMILAVDGGYANLLQIDPTTGDRTILSGPGFGTGPVWPATGLGIPCIVVPNVPEPSSIVLLAFGGAGLATAARRRSRAGRRLRNAKAPILILGLLAVVIFASSPALAAPLQPGDIVVTTEFNSTDLGLMIVDPVTGDRTIFSDNTHGTGPDFVGPEGVSVLPDGNLLVGDGHVDRFGQRTNRLIEVDRTTGDRTIISGSGVGSGPDFQTVIGGLSYGNSIVAVDQGLDALLNVDPATGNRTIISGSGVGSGPALSIPAGTAIVGTSAIVANNVTNQLLSVDLTTGNRTVLSGPGVGTGPAFDLPNDVVLGAAGNLIADDTQAIFSVDPATGNRTIISSATVGSGPIWGGLDPWGITTKADGTILMAALFSGALYTIDPVTGNRTILADATHGTGASFVAVLDPVVIPNVPEPSTIALLAIGAMGVLAAARRARRLKR; via the coding sequence ATGGACACAAAGAATATATATCTGCCCGCGGCGCTCTTCGCCGCCCTCATCTTCTCAGCTCATCCCGCGCAGGCGGTCACACTCAAGCCTGGCGATATCGTCGTCGCCGCAAATATCGGCGGCACGCCGCTTCCCAATGACGTCCTTGTTGTCGTCGATCCGACAACCGGCAACCGCACCATCTTGTCAGGTGGTACCGTCGGAACTGGTCCGGCGATCACTGGTGGGTATTCTATGTCGTTCGCGTCTGACGGAAGCTTGTTGCTTGCCGAAGGTGACGGGTTGATGCGCATTGATCCCGCGACGGGAAACCGAACGGTCATCAGCGGGAGCATCTCTGATTTCAACTTCCTCGGAACAGGGCCGACGAACGGCTGGTACAGCAGCGTGCAGTTTGGCAATCAGATCGTCCTCGGCGGTGGCGCCCTATTGTACGTCGATCCGACGACCGGCAATCGCACCAACGTGCTGGGCGGCGAATCGATCGCATCCAAGGACGTCATCGCAAGCGGAAACGATCTCATCGTCTCCTCGAGCGGCAGTTCGTTCAGTGGAATCGTCAAGTTCGACCCGGCGACAGGCACCCAGACAATCATCTCAGGCGGTGGGGTCGGCACAGGACCGGCGATCATCCTACCGACCGGAATCGTATTCGACGGATTGGGGAACATACTTGTGTCGACGATTCCCTCGTTGCCGTCGGGCGAGATCTTGCGGATCGATCCGCTCACCGGCGATCGCACGATCGTATCCGGAGGAGGGGGCGGCACAGGGCCAAGCCTCGGCGGCTTTGGTGATCAAATTGCCGTAGAACCAAACGGCATGATCCTGGCCGTAGACGGGGGCTACGCTAATCTCTTGCAAATCGACCCGACGACGGGCGACCGTACCATCCTATCGGGCCCCGGTTTCGGGACCGGTCCCGTCTGGCCTGCCACCGGTCTGGGCATTCCCTGTATCGTCGTGCCTAACGTCCCCGAGCCGTCGTCAATCGTGCTGCTGGCTTTCGGCGGCGCGGGGCTGGCGACCGCAGCGCGGCGCCGATCGCGTGCCGGCCGTCGACTAAGAAACGCAAAAGCCCCTATTTTGATCTTGGGGCTACTTGCCGTTGTCATCTTCGCATCTAGTCCCGCTCTGGCCGCGCCGCTCCAACCGGGTGACATCGTCGTCACCACCGAGTTCAACAGCACCGATCTTGGATTGATGATCGTTGATCCCGTGACCGGAGACCGCACGATCTTTTCCGACAACACCCATGGCACGGGTCCGGACTTTGTCGGGCCCGAGGGTGTGTCGGTTCTTCCCGACGGCAATCTGTTGGTCGGAGACGGGCACGTTGATCGATTTGGCCAGCGGACGAACCGTCTCATCGAGGTCGATCGAACGACCGGCGATCGCACCATCATTTCCGGCTCCGGGGTCGGCAGCGGTCCTGACTTCCAGACCGTCATCGGCGGGCTGAGTTATGGCAATTCGATTGTTGCCGTCGATCAAGGCCTCGACGCGCTTTTGAATGTCGATCCGGCCACCGGAAACCGCACGATCATTTCAGGTAGTGGTGTTGGGTCGGGGCCTGCGCTGTCGATTCCGGCGGGGACAGCAATCGTGGGCACCAGCGCGATCGTGGCGAATAACGTGACTAATCAACTCTTGTCCGTTGATCTGACCACCGGCAATCGCACGGTGCTTTCCGGACCCGGAGTAGGGACCGGGCCGGCCTTCGACTTGCCTAACGACGTGGTGCTGGGTGCGGCTGGCAACTTAATCGCGGACGACACGCAGGCGATATTTAGCGTCGATCCAGCGACCGGCAATCGCACGATCATTTCGAGTGCCACGGTTGGCTCAGGCCCGATTTGGGGAGGTCTTGATCCATGGGGAATCACGACCAAGGCCGATGGCACCATCCTCATGGCGGCGCTATTTTCAGGCGCGCTCTACACCATCGATCCGGTTACGGGCAATCGTACGATCCTCGCTGACGCGACCCACGGCACCGGGGCTAGTTTCGTGGCCGTGCTGGATCCGGTGGTCATTCCGAATGTGCCCGAGCCGTCGACGATTGCGCTCCTGGCCATCGGCGCGATGGGCGTCCTGGCCGCGGCTCGCCGCGCGAGACGATTGAAGCGGTAG
- a CDS encoding prenyltransferase/squalene oxidase repeat-containing protein, with translation MTFLRTLSALALTFAALALATITSITGAAEPVTLENVVAPTANTPDEPLAGYSLERATAFLDSAALDWQKSRGCMTCHTNYAFLMARPAISADAPAHSTVRKFAEELVTERWPDKGPRWDAEVVATGTVLAFNDAATTGKLHPVTRQALDKMWTLQRDDGGWTWLKCDWPPMESDDHFGVSFAAIGAGVAPEGYADTPAAKAGLDKIRAYYRENPPPTLHHKAMMLWAATYVPDLLPAAQRQACIAELRALQHEDGGWAIASLGDWKRGDGSPQDTATSDGYGTGFTIYILRRAGVPADDPQVARGVAWLKSHQRDSGRWFSRSLHADSKHYISHAGTAFAVMALAACDAAK, from the coding sequence ATGACCTTCCTTCGCACGCTTTCTGCTCTGGCACTGACTTTTGCGGCCCTGGCCTTGGCAACGATCACGTCGATCACCGGCGCGGCCGAGCCGGTGACGCTCGAAAACGTTGTCGCTCCCACCGCCAACACGCCGGACGAGCCGTTGGCGGGCTACTCGCTGGAGCGGGCGACGGCGTTTCTCGACTCGGCGGCGCTCGACTGGCAGAAGTCGCGCGGGTGCATGACGTGCCACACGAATTACGCGTTCCTGATGGCCCGGCCGGCGATCTCAGCCGATGCGCCGGCGCATTCAACGGTGCGCAAGTTCGCCGAGGAGTTGGTCACCGAGCGCTGGCCCGACAAGGGGCCGCGCTGGGACGCTGAAGTCGTGGCGACCGGCACCGTGCTGGCCTTTAACGATGCGGCAACTACGGGCAAGCTGCACCCGGTCACGCGGCAGGCGCTCGACAAGATGTGGACGCTGCAGCGCGACGACGGCGGGTGGACGTGGCTGAAGTGCGATTGGCCGCCCATGGAATCGGACGATCACTTTGGCGTATCGTTCGCCGCGATCGGCGCGGGCGTCGCCCCCGAAGGTTACGCGGATACGCCGGCGGCCAAGGCGGGGCTCGACAAGATTCGCGCGTACTACCGCGAGAATCCGCCGCCGACCTTGCATCACAAGGCGATGATGCTGTGGGCCGCGACCTATGTGCCCGACTTGCTGCCCGCGGCGCAGCGCCAAGCGTGCATCGCCGAGCTGCGCGCCCTGCAGCATGAAGACGGCGGCTGGGCCATCGCTTCGCTGGGCGACTGGAAGCGTGGCGACGGCTCGCCGCAAGACACCGCGACCAGCGACGGCTACGGCACCGGCTTCACGATTTACATTTTGCGCCGCGCCGGCGTGCCCGCCGACGATCCGCAGGTCGCCCGCGGCGTGGCCTGGCTGAAGAGCCATCAGCGCGACAGCGGCCGCTGGTTCTCGCGCTCGCTGCACGCCGACAGCAAGCATTACATTTCGCACGCGGGCACGGCCTTCGCCGTCATGGCGCTCGCGGCGTGCGACGCGGCGAAGTAG
- a CDS encoding SMP-30/gluconolactonase/LRE family protein: MRNQIPAALTAAAIFATAVTNSPVSSAAENTIVPAGASLELLYTRSLPIQGSLTEGPAAAPDGSIYFTDIPEGADRGLIVRYDPSTKKTSIFTTDSGKANGLAFDARGGLVACEGSDEGGRRLSRWDVKTGERTTLVDRFEGKRFNAPNDLTIDERGRIYFTDPRYLGSEPRELEARAVYRLDPDGHLVELTRDVEKPNGIAISPDQKTLYVADTNNGSDRISPDGPKPKKGAMKVYAFPLDANGAVAGPRRTIIDFGAEDGCDGMTVDARGNLYLTARSAKRPGLLVLDPQGKELAYIATGPSQPDAAQPTGLPSNCEFGTGADAHTLYVTVDKSLYRITLNAEGYHIPWAK, from the coding sequence ATGCGAAATCAAATTCCCGCGGCGCTTACCGCCGCCGCAATCTTCGCCACAGCGGTTACAAATTCGCCAGTATCGTCCGCCGCCGAGAATACGATCGTGCCTGCCGGGGCCAGCCTCGAGCTTCTCTACACGCGCTCGCTCCCCATTCAGGGCAGTTTGACCGAGGGACCTGCCGCGGCGCCCGATGGCAGCATCTATTTCACCGACATCCCCGAGGGGGCGGACCGTGGGCTGATCGTGCGCTACGACCCCTCGACCAAGAAAACGAGCATCTTCACCACCGACAGCGGCAAGGCGAATGGCCTCGCGTTCGACGCCCGCGGTGGCCTCGTGGCGTGCGAAGGTTCGGACGAAGGCGGGCGCCGCTTGTCGCGGTGGGATGTCAAAACGGGAGAGCGAACGACGCTGGTCGATCGCTTCGAGGGCAAACGCTTCAACGCGCCGAACGATCTGACGATCGACGAGCGCGGCCGCATCTATTTCACCGACCCGCGCTACCTGGGCAGCGAGCCGCGCGAGCTGGAGGCGCGGGCCGTTTACCGCCTCGATCCCGATGGCCACCTGGTCGAGCTGACGCGCGACGTGGAAAAGCCCAACGGCATCGCGATCAGCCCCGATCAAAAGACGCTGTACGTGGCCGACACGAATAACGGCAGCGACCGCATCTCGCCCGACGGACCGAAACCGAAAAAGGGAGCGATGAAAGTCTATGCTTTCCCGCTCGACGCAAACGGCGCGGTCGCTGGACCGCGCCGCACGATCATCGACTTTGGCGCGGAAGACGGCTGCGACGGCATGACGGTCGACGCGCGCGGCAACTTGTATCTCACGGCCCGCAGCGCTAAGCGCCCCGGCCTGTTGGTCCTCGACCCGCAAGGCAAGGAGCTGGCCTACATCGCCACCGGCCCGTCGCAGCCCGATGCAGCGCAGCCCACGGGCTTACCCAGCAATTGTGAATTCGGCACGGGCGCCGACGCGCACACGCTCTATGTCACGGTCGACAAGAGCCTGTACCGCATCACGCTCAACGCGGAGGGATATCACATCCCGTGGGCGAAATGA
- a CDS encoding DUF3500 domain-containing protein, with amino-acid sequence MTRDRHSCPDCDSADRIEAISPVNRRDFLRTAGAVGAAASVGSLGLWTPDRALAAAPAVSSGATPESLVKVLYEMLKPEQRSKVCYEWDYQDPKRGLLRTHVANNWNINDQQINGDFYTDDQRAVIRSIFEGIIQPEWHKRIYQQLSDDAGGYGEDQSLAIFGTPGSGKFEFVMTGRHMTLRCDGDSADSVAFGGPIFYGHAADGFNEKADHPGNVFWPQAVAANKVYAMMDEKQRKAALVQKLPAENKVGFRGNAGGFPGIPVTELSSDQREELQKVLQVLVEPYRQSDRDEVIACLKAQGGLDKCSLAFYQDGDIGKDSVWDCWRLEGPSFVWYFRGAPHVHVWVNVASDPSVKLNA; translated from the coding sequence ATGACTCGCGATCGTCACTCGTGCCCGGATTGTGACTCGGCCGACCGCATCGAAGCCATCTCGCCGGTGAACCGCCGAGATTTTTTGCGTACCGCGGGGGCCGTGGGAGCGGCCGCCAGCGTCGGTTCGCTTGGCTTGTGGACGCCCGATCGCGCGTTGGCCGCGGCGCCGGCGGTTTCGAGCGGCGCTACGCCGGAATCGCTCGTGAAGGTGCTGTACGAAATGCTCAAGCCCGAGCAGCGGTCGAAGGTCTGCTACGAATGGGATTACCAGGACCCGAAGCGCGGCCTGCTGCGGACGCACGTCGCCAACAATTGGAACATCAACGACCAGCAGATCAACGGCGACTTCTATACCGACGATCAAAGGGCCGTGATCCGTTCGATCTTCGAAGGGATCATCCAGCCCGAGTGGCACAAGCGGATCTACCAGCAGCTTTCGGACGATGCCGGCGGCTATGGCGAAGATCAAAGCCTGGCGATTTTCGGGACGCCGGGATCGGGCAAGTTCGAGTTCGTCATGACCGGCCGGCACATGACGCTGCGCTGCGACGGTGATTCGGCCGATAGCGTGGCCTTTGGCGGACCGATCTTCTACGGACACGCCGCCGACGGCTTTAACGAAAAGGCGGACCACCCGGGCAACGTCTTCTGGCCGCAGGCCGTGGCCGCCAACAAGGTTTACGCGATGATGGACGAGAAGCAGCGCAAAGCCGCGCTCGTTCAGAAGCTGCCCGCAGAGAACAAGGTCGGCTTCCGCGGCAATGCCGGTGGATTCCCGGGCATTCCGGTGACCGAGCTGTCGAGCGATCAGCGCGAAGAGCTGCAAAAAGTCCTGCAGGTTCTGGTCGAGCCGTACCGGCAGAGCGATCGCGATGAAGTGATCGCATGCCTCAAGGCGCAGGGCGGGCTCGACAAGTGCTCGCTGGCCTTCTACCAGGACGGCGACATCGGCAAGGACAGCGTGTGGGATTGCTGGCGCTTGGAAGGCCCGTCGTTCGTGTGGTATTTCCGCGGCGCTCCGCACGTCCACGTGTGGGTGAACGTAGCCAGCGACCCGTCGGTGAAATTGAACGCGTAG
- the trpA gene encoding tryptophan synthase subunit alpha: protein MSAIDDLFRQLRTEKRKAFMPFVTAGDPDLEFTTQALAEMMRRGANLCELGIPYSDPIADGPVIQASYTRSLDKKIKLAQIFAAVGQAKPKLPAPVVSMVSYAIVLRHGPAAYVRDARAAGMAGMIVPDLPTDESEELARICRGEDFSLVQLVAPTTPRERVLRIARTSTGFLYYVSVTGITGERTELPQDLLDNLRWLRGETDLPVCVGFGISQPEHVRMLAPVADGLIVGSAVVRRVAEAATRPREQVLRELGDYVATLVAALG from the coding sequence ATGTCCGCGATTGACGATCTATTTCGCCAGCTTCGCACAGAAAAGCGCAAGGCGTTCATGCCCTTCGTGACCGCCGGCGATCCGGACCTGGAATTCACGACCCAGGCCTTGGCCGAAATGATGCGGCGTGGCGCGAACTTGTGCGAACTGGGGATTCCCTACAGCGACCCGATCGCTGACGGCCCCGTGATCCAGGCTTCCTACACCCGCTCGCTGGATAAGAAGATCAAGCTCGCGCAAATTTTCGCGGCGGTCGGGCAGGCAAAACCGAAACTGCCGGCGCCGGTCGTCAGCATGGTCAGTTACGCCATCGTCCTGCGTCATGGCCCGGCCGCCTATGTGCGTGACGCCCGCGCGGCGGGCATGGCCGGCATGATCGTTCCCGATCTGCCCACGGATGAATCGGAAGAGCTAGCGCGCATTTGCCGGGGCGAGGATTTCAGCCTCGTCCAGCTCGTCGCCCCCACCACGCCGCGCGAGCGCGTGCTACGCATCGCCAGGACGTCGACCGGTTTCCTCTATTACGTCTCGGTGACAGGCATCACGGGCGAGCGCACCGAGCTGCCGCAAGATTTGCTGGACAACCTGCGCTGGCTGCGCGGCGAGACGGACCTTCCCGTCTGCGTCGGCTTCGGCATCAGCCAGCCCGAGCACGTCCGCATGCTTGCGCCGGTGGCCGACGGACTGATCGTCGGCTCGGCCGTGGTGCGGCGCGTGGCCGAGGCGGCAACCAGGCCGCGCGAGCAGGTTTTGCGCGAGCTGGGGGATTACGTCGCCACGCTGGTCGCGGCGCTCGGGTAA